The following proteins are encoded in a genomic region of Burkholderia stabilis:
- a CDS encoding amino acid permease, which translates to MTDKTMTGASAAPPGAPGVSYQHVEHGYFEQRQLQRHAGFFTLLVLGVGAVVAGQYSGWNLGVSQGFGGMLFATVIIAVMYVFLCASIGEMAAALPHTGGAYSFARTTMGPWGGFTTGLAENIEFVLAPAGNMFFMGAYLGAIFGTPADAQPLWWIAGYALMLLLSVRGLDLSMRVVVIVTIAAVAVLAFFCIAALPHVDFARYALNLGADAAGKPVELPGGHGPWLPFGATGVMLAMPFAVYMFLAIEQLPLTAEEAHDPIRHMPLALMFGILILTVLALGIVFFSASIPHGTFALSTSGEPLLDGFRALFGHTASKLLAGVAVLGLAASFLAGSFAAGRNIYSLSRAGYLPTALSVTHPVKKTPNRALTAGSLLALTVLLAFWFTFGRRDNALMGGVLVSMIVFAGMISYIFQSLSYIRLKRLHANLKRPFRSPFGLFGAVVTIAIAAATLAFQFVDPVYKWAALGAALWYALGLCYFGFYRRHRLVLSPEEEFAVSGGRRGMPDDHRSH; encoded by the coding sequence GTGACGGACAAAACCATGACCGGCGCCAGCGCCGCGCCGCCCGGCGCGCCAGGCGTCAGCTATCAGCACGTCGAACACGGCTATTTCGAGCAGCGGCAACTGCAGCGCCACGCGGGTTTCTTCACGCTGCTCGTGCTCGGGGTCGGCGCGGTGGTCGCCGGCCAGTATTCGGGCTGGAACCTCGGCGTATCGCAGGGTTTCGGCGGGATGCTGTTCGCCACCGTGATCATTGCCGTGATGTACGTGTTCCTGTGTGCGTCGATCGGCGAGATGGCCGCCGCGCTGCCGCATACGGGCGGCGCCTATTCGTTCGCGCGCACGACGATGGGCCCGTGGGGCGGCTTCACGACCGGCCTCGCGGAGAACATCGAATTCGTGCTGGCGCCGGCCGGCAACATGTTCTTCATGGGTGCGTATCTCGGCGCGATCTTCGGCACGCCGGCCGACGCGCAGCCGCTGTGGTGGATCGCGGGTTACGCGTTGATGCTGCTGCTGTCGGTGCGCGGGCTCGACCTGTCGATGCGGGTCGTCGTGATCGTCACGATCGCCGCGGTCGCCGTGCTCGCGTTCTTCTGCATCGCGGCGTTGCCGCACGTCGACTTCGCGCGCTACGCGCTCAACCTCGGCGCGGATGCCGCCGGCAAGCCGGTCGAGCTGCCGGGCGGGCACGGCCCGTGGCTGCCGTTCGGCGCGACGGGCGTGATGCTCGCGATGCCGTTCGCGGTGTACATGTTCCTCGCGATCGAGCAATTGCCGCTCACCGCCGAGGAAGCGCACGACCCGATCCGCCACATGCCGCTCGCGCTGATGTTCGGCATCCTGATCCTGACCGTGCTCGCGCTCGGCATCGTGTTCTTCAGCGCGTCGATTCCGCACGGTACGTTCGCGCTCAGCACCTCCGGCGAACCGCTGCTCGACGGTTTCCGCGCGCTGTTCGGCCACACCGCCAGCAAGCTGCTCGCGGGCGTCGCAGTGCTCGGTCTCGCCGCGTCGTTCCTCGCCGGCAGCTTCGCAGCGGGCCGCAACATCTACTCGCTGTCGCGCGCCGGCTATCTGCCGACCGCGCTGTCCGTCACGCATCCGGTCAAGAAAACGCCGAACCGCGCGCTCACCGCCGGCTCGCTGCTCGCGCTCACGGTGCTGCTCGCGTTCTGGTTCACGTTCGGCCGCCGCGACAACGCGCTGATGGGCGGCGTGCTCGTCAGCATGATCGTGTTCGCGGGGATGATCTCGTACATCTTCCAGAGCCTGTCGTATATCCGGCTGAAGCGCCTGCACGCGAACCTGAAGCGGCCGTTCCGCAGCCCGTTCGGCCTGTTCGGCGCCGTCGTCACGATCGCGATCGCCGCCGCGACGCTCGCGTTCCAGTTCGTCGACCCCGTCTACAAATGGGCGGCGCTCGGCGCGGCGCTCTGGTACGCGCTCGGGCTCTGCTACTTCGGTTTCTATCGCCGCCACCGGCTCGTGTTGTCGCCCGAAGAGGAATTCGCCGTCTCGGGCGGCCGACGCGGCATGCCGGACGACCATCGATCCCACTGA
- a CDS encoding TauD/TfdA dioxygenase family protein, which translates to MTTAAIRDTASLSAGHPPVLQPDGAAQRFDIVPFDAPLDAEVIGLDLSQPLDADGFARIHRAHLDHHVLVFRDQRITPDEHIAFSRRFGPLQIHVLHQFALAGHPEVLIVSNIVEHGKPIGLGDAGHFWHSDLSYKEKPSLGSLLHAQELPAEGGDTLFANMHLAWDTLPARLRRAIEGRRAEHTYLARYAELQARSPWRPNLSPEQIAQVEAVVHPIVRTHPETGRKALFVSEHFTTRIVGLPEDESRALLDELFAHSVRAEHLYRHRWREHDLVFWDNRSLMHLAAGTPDHLRRKLYRTTIEGDAPF; encoded by the coding sequence GTGACGACTGCTGCCATCCGCGACACCGCGTCGCTTTCCGCCGGGCATCCGCCCGTGTTGCAGCCGGATGGTGCGGCGCAACGCTTCGACATCGTTCCGTTCGACGCACCGCTCGACGCGGAAGTGATCGGCCTCGACCTGTCGCAACCGCTGGACGCCGATGGTTTCGCGCGCATCCATCGCGCGCATCTCGACCACCACGTGCTGGTGTTTCGCGACCAGCGCATCACGCCCGACGAGCACATCGCCTTCAGCCGCCGCTTCGGCCCGCTGCAGATTCACGTGCTGCACCAGTTCGCGCTCGCCGGCCATCCGGAGGTGCTGATCGTGTCGAACATCGTCGAGCACGGCAAGCCGATCGGGCTCGGCGACGCGGGTCATTTCTGGCATTCCGACCTGTCGTACAAGGAGAAGCCGAGCCTCGGCTCGCTGCTGCATGCACAGGAATTGCCGGCAGAGGGCGGCGACACGCTGTTCGCGAACATGCATCTCGCATGGGACACGCTGCCGGCCCGCCTGCGCCGCGCGATCGAAGGGCGGCGCGCCGAGCATACCTATCTCGCACGCTATGCGGAGCTGCAGGCGCGCAGCCCGTGGCGGCCGAACCTGTCGCCCGAGCAGATCGCGCAGGTCGAAGCGGTCGTCCATCCGATCGTGCGCACGCATCCGGAAACCGGCCGCAAGGCGTTGTTCGTCAGCGAGCATTTCACGACGCGCATCGTCGGCCTCCCGGAAGACGAAAGCCGCGCACTGCTCGACGAGTTGTTCGCGCACAGCGTGCGCGCCGAACACCTGTACCGGCATCGGTGGCGCGAGCACGATCTCGTGTTCTGGGACAACCGCTCGCTGATGCATCTCGCCGCGGGCACGCCCGACCACCTGCGCCGCAAGCTGTACCGCACGACGATCGAAGGCGACGCGCCTTTCTGA
- a CDS encoding ABC transporter substrate-binding protein, whose protein sequence is MSFSFLPARRALAATLTAALAFAGAFTPHAAHAEGRIRIAEQFGVVYLMLNVARDQQLIEKEGRKAGIDIKVDWVRLSGGAAVNDALLSGAVDIAGAGVGPLLTVWDRTRGRQNVKGVASLGNFPYYLVSSNPNVKTIADLSAKDRIAVPAVGVSVQSRVLQYAAAKQWGDKQFDKLDALTQAIPHPDATSAILANSSVITGHFGNPPFQEQELAGNPNAHIVLNSYDVLGGPSSATVLYATEKFRDDNPKTYRAFVAALADAARQIAADPERAADTYIRVNASKIDRTLLLKILRNPQVQFKTAPQNTLPLAQFMHRTGAIRNEPKSWRDYFFDDPATAGGS, encoded by the coding sequence ATGTCGTTTTCGTTTTTGCCGGCGCGCCGCGCGCTGGCGGCCACGCTCACCGCCGCGCTCGCATTCGCGGGCGCTTTCACGCCGCACGCCGCGCACGCGGAGGGCCGCATCCGCATCGCCGAGCAGTTCGGCGTCGTCTACCTGATGCTGAACGTCGCGCGCGACCAGCAACTGATCGAAAAGGAAGGGCGCAAGGCCGGCATCGACATCAAGGTCGACTGGGTGCGGCTGTCGGGCGGCGCGGCCGTGAACGACGCACTGCTGTCCGGCGCGGTCGATATCGCGGGCGCGGGCGTCGGGCCGCTGCTGACCGTCTGGGACCGCACGCGCGGCCGGCAGAACGTGAAGGGCGTCGCGTCGCTCGGCAATTTCCCGTACTACCTCGTCAGCAGCAACCCGAACGTGAAGACGATCGCCGACCTGAGCGCGAAGGACCGCATCGCGGTGCCGGCGGTCGGCGTGTCGGTGCAGTCGCGCGTGCTGCAGTACGCGGCCGCGAAGCAGTGGGGCGACAAGCAGTTCGACAAGCTCGACGCGCTGACGCAGGCGATTCCGCACCCCGACGCAACGTCCGCGATTCTCGCGAACAGCAGCGTGATCACCGGCCACTTCGGCAATCCGCCGTTTCAGGAGCAGGAGCTTGCCGGTAACCCGAACGCGCATATCGTGCTGAATTCCTATGACGTGCTCGGCGGCCCGAGCTCCGCGACGGTGCTGTACGCAACCGAAAAATTCCGCGACGACAACCCGAAAACTTACCGTGCGTTCGTCGCCGCGCTCGCCGATGCGGCCCGGCAGATCGCGGCCGATCCCGAGCGCGCGGCCGATACCTATATCCGCGTGAATGCGTCGAAGATCGACCGCACGCTGCTGCTGAAGATCCTGCGCAATCCGCAGGTGCAGTTCAAGACCGCGCCGCAGAACACGCTGCCGCTCGCGCAGTTCATGCACCGCACCGGCGCGATCCGCAACGAGCCGAAGTCGTGGCGCGACTACTTCTTCGACGATCCGGCGACCGCCGGCGGCAGTTGA
- a CDS encoding ABC transporter ATP-binding protein translates to MVGPREARPYVDVFPARVSTVNATSPRTWLPPYAARGGVPPAAQAAPDTRAAVRPALTGAHSERLLAIDRVSLEYRSGARIVRATHQVSFDVYGSDRFVLLGPSGCGKSTLLKAIAGFIEPVSGSIALDDQPVRGPGPDRVVVFQEFDQLPPWKTVVENVAFPLRAAAKLSRAAARERALHYLDKVGLSAFADAYPHTLSGGMKQRVAIARALAMQPRVLLMDEPFAALDALTRRKMQEELLRLWDEFRFTLLFVTHSIEEALVVGNRILLLSPHPGRVRAELNSHEHSLDNVDTGDFRDNVARIHRLLFDTDATHTSDTEAAAS, encoded by the coding sequence TTGGTTGGTCCGCGCGAGGCCCGGCCGTATGTTGACGTTTTTCCCGCAAGAGTTTCGACCGTGAACGCCACCTCTCCCCGAACCTGGCTGCCGCCGTATGCGGCGCGCGGCGGCGTGCCGCCGGCCGCCCAGGCCGCGCCCGACACGCGGGCCGCGGTCCGGCCCGCACTGACTGGCGCGCACAGCGAACGCCTGCTGGCCATCGACCGCGTGAGCCTCGAATACCGGAGCGGCGCGCGGATCGTTCGCGCGACCCACCAGGTGAGCTTCGACGTGTACGGCAGCGACCGCTTCGTGCTGCTCGGCCCGTCGGGTTGCGGGAAGTCGACGCTGCTGAAGGCGATCGCCGGCTTCATCGAGCCCGTGTCGGGGTCGATCGCGCTGGACGACCAACCCGTGCGCGGACCGGGGCCCGACCGCGTCGTGGTGTTCCAGGAGTTCGACCAGTTGCCGCCGTGGAAGACGGTCGTCGAGAACGTCGCGTTTCCGCTGCGCGCTGCCGCGAAGCTGTCGCGCGCGGCAGCACGCGAGCGCGCACTGCACTATCTCGACAAGGTCGGGCTGAGTGCATTCGCCGATGCCTATCCGCACACGTTGTCGGGCGGCATGAAGCAGCGCGTCGCGATCGCGCGCGCACTGGCGATGCAGCCGCGCGTGCTGCTGATGGACGAACCGTTCGCCGCGCTCGACGCGCTCACGCGCCGCAAGATGCAGGAGGAGCTGCTGCGGCTGTGGGACGAGTTTCGCTTCACGCTGCTGTTCGTCACGCACTCGATCGAGGAGGCGCTCGTCGTCGGCAATCGCATCCTGCTGCTGTCTCCGCATCCGGGCCGCGTGCGCGCGGAACTCAACAGTCACGAGCATTCGCTCGACAACGTCGACACCGGCGACTTCCGCGACAACGTTGCGCGCATCCATCGGCTGTTGTTCGACACCGACGCGACGCATACGTCGGACACGGAGGCCGCCGCGTCATGA
- a CDS encoding ABC transporter permease: MSTLDPLLPPVRAEYERTLDTLPDAERAVPAPLWRRVVDASWFRRSVIALVLIAGWEIVARIVANDLLVPTFGATLAAFVQGIESGELLVKTGISMSVLLRGYALGVFFAFALTSLAVSTRIGRDLLTMLTAMFNPLPSIALLPIALLWFGLGTGSLLFVLVHAVLWPLALSMYTGFAGVPATLKMAGRNYGLTGLRQIALILVPAALPSILSGLRVGWAFAWRTLIAAELVFGASAGQGGLGWYIFQNRNELYTDRVFAGLAAVIVICLLVENLVFDTLERVTVRRWGIQH, from the coding sequence ATGAGCACGCTCGATCCGCTCCTGCCGCCCGTTCGCGCCGAATACGAGCGCACGCTCGATACGCTGCCCGACGCCGAACGCGCGGTGCCGGCTCCGCTGTGGCGGCGCGTCGTCGATGCAAGCTGGTTTCGCCGCAGCGTCATCGCGCTCGTGCTGATCGCGGGCTGGGAAATCGTCGCGCGCATCGTCGCGAACGACCTGCTCGTGCCGACTTTCGGCGCGACGCTCGCCGCGTTCGTGCAGGGCATCGAGTCCGGCGAACTGCTCGTGAAGACCGGCATCTCGATGTCGGTGCTGCTGCGCGGTTACGCGCTGGGCGTGTTCTTCGCGTTCGCGCTGACGTCGCTTGCAGTATCGACGCGCATCGGCCGCGACCTGCTGACGATGCTCACGGCGATGTTCAATCCGCTGCCGTCGATCGCATTGCTGCCGATCGCACTGCTGTGGTTCGGGCTCGGCACCGGCAGCCTGCTGTTCGTGCTCGTGCACGCGGTGCTGTGGCCGCTCGCGCTCAGCATGTACACGGGCTTCGCCGGTGTGCCGGCCACGCTGAAGATGGCCGGGCGCAACTACGGCCTCACAGGCCTGCGCCAGATCGCGCTGATCCTCGTGCCGGCCGCGCTGCCGTCGATCCTGTCGGGCCTGCGGGTCGGCTGGGCGTTCGCGTGGCGCACGTTGATCGCGGCCGAGCTCGTGTTCGGCGCGAGCGCGGGCCAGGGCGGGCTCGGCTGGTACATCTTCCAGAACCGCAACGAGCTGTATACGGATCGCGTGTTCGCGGGCCTCGCAGCCGTGATCGTGATCTGCCTGCTCGTCGAGAACCTCGTGTTCGACACGCTCGAACGCGTAACCGTGCGGCGCTGGGGCATCCAGCACTGA
- a CDS encoding acyl-CoA dehydrogenase family protein has product MTARDAVDPRVALRDALAALPDLANAIGQDAAQREARRELPFDGFAIFRRSALGVLRIPVERGGLGGTLVDLFDTIATLAAADSNLAHALRIHYDQIETLRLSPRTPFNDVQLERALAGAIFGGASTERGTSRPGENTTVLRRDGDHHRVTGRKYYSTGTAFADYARINVENEQGDALAVIIPVARDGVQVLDDWDGMGQRMTASGTLLLNDVQVLAEEVAARDGSTLVGRHCGALRQLHLVATGAGIVRNVVADARRYVREHGRPVLHSPAPTARDDHFIQQVVGELSAHSHAIDALVRENARALDRSADAIEAGDADAHALVLDSALATARTQLIVSKLALHAAERLFEVGGASATAREHNFDRHWRNLRTIFSHNPLLHKARVIGDYELNGVTTHLTEGRVF; this is encoded by the coding sequence ATGACTGCCCGTGATGCCGTCGATCCGCGCGTCGCATTGCGCGATGCGCTCGCCGCACTACCCGATCTCGCGAACGCGATCGGGCAGGATGCCGCGCAACGCGAGGCGCGCCGCGAGCTGCCGTTCGACGGCTTCGCGATCTTCCGGCGCTCGGCGCTGGGCGTCTTGCGGATTCCGGTCGAGCGCGGCGGCCTCGGCGGCACGCTCGTCGACCTGTTCGACACGATCGCGACGCTGGCCGCCGCCGACTCGAATCTCGCGCATGCGCTGCGCATCCACTACGACCAGATTGAAACGCTGCGGCTGTCGCCGCGCACGCCGTTCAACGACGTGCAGCTCGAACGCGCGCTGGCCGGCGCGATCTTCGGCGGCGCATCGACCGAGCGCGGCACGTCGCGGCCAGGCGAGAACACGACCGTGTTGCGCCGGGACGGCGATCACCATCGCGTGACGGGCCGCAAATACTATTCGACGGGCACCGCGTTTGCCGATTACGCGCGCATCAACGTCGAGAACGAGCAGGGCGACGCGTTGGCCGTGATCATTCCGGTCGCGCGCGACGGCGTGCAGGTGCTCGACGACTGGGACGGGATGGGCCAGCGCATGACCGCGAGCGGCACGCTGCTGCTGAACGACGTGCAGGTGCTCGCGGAAGAAGTCGCCGCGCGCGACGGTTCGACGCTCGTCGGCCGTCATTGCGGCGCGCTGCGGCAACTCCATCTCGTCGCGACGGGCGCGGGCATCGTGCGCAACGTGGTCGCCGATGCGCGCCGCTACGTGCGCGAACACGGCCGCCCGGTGCTGCACAGCCCGGCGCCGACCGCGCGCGACGATCATTTCATCCAGCAAGTTGTGGGCGAACTGTCCGCACACAGTCACGCGATCGATGCGCTCGTGCGCGAGAACGCGCGGGCGCTCGACCGTTCCGCCGATGCGATCGAGGCCGGCGACGCCGATGCGCACGCGCTCGTGCTCGACAGCGCGCTCGCGACCGCGCGCACGCAGCTGATCGTCAGCAAGCTCGCGCTGCATGCGGCCGAGCGACTGTTCGAAGTCGGCGGCGCATCGGCGACGGCGCGTGAACACAACTTCGACCGGCACTGGCGCAACCTGCGCACGATCTTCAGCCACAACCCGCTGCTGCACAAGGCGCGTGTGATCGGCGACTACGAACTGAACGGCGTGACGACGCACCTGACCGAAGGGCGTGTGTTCTGA
- a CDS encoding LLM class flavin-dependent oxidoreductase, which yields MSDTSLAASVAPSPFVDVRSPADFPDSPVSRVLAQPLMLGLFLPIQAGGWSASTLPRSTDWTFDYNAELVARAEALGFDLVFALSQWLPKGGYGGVFDGQALDSFMTLAALTARTERIMLVATNHVLYGPWHPLHFAKFTATLDHISRGRWGINVVTGHRAIEHEMFGWNRIEHDRRYEMAAEFLDAVQQLWAQPDNFSYAPALSSWRLGGAFVTPKPSYGRPLLINATGSDAGIDFAARYSDIVFVTSPAGPDAERAIDALPAHTARVKAAAAARGRTIRTLLNPLVICRETAAEARAYRDAIVAHADEGSFHRFDSDAHAWRGGFEQRAQAAARAIGGNISITGSPGEVADTIVRLHRAGIDGIQLSFYDFKPDLDFFGERVLPLLRDAGLRR from the coding sequence ATGAGCGACACCTCCCTCGCAGCCTCCGTCGCACCGTCGCCGTTCGTCGACGTCCGCTCGCCGGCGGATTTCCCCGACAGCCCCGTATCGCGCGTGCTCGCGCAGCCGCTGATGCTCGGGCTGTTCCTGCCGATCCAGGCCGGCGGATGGAGCGCGTCGACACTGCCGCGCTCGACCGACTGGACGTTCGACTACAACGCGGAACTGGTCGCGCGCGCCGAGGCGCTCGGCTTCGATCTCGTGTTCGCGCTGTCGCAGTGGCTGCCGAAAGGCGGCTACGGTGGCGTGTTCGACGGCCAGGCGCTCGACTCGTTCATGACGCTGGCCGCGCTCACCGCGCGCACCGAGCGGATCATGCTCGTCGCGACGAACCACGTGCTCTACGGGCCGTGGCATCCGCTGCATTTCGCGAAGTTCACCGCGACGCTCGACCATATCTCGCGCGGGCGCTGGGGCATCAACGTCGTGACCGGCCATCGCGCGATCGAGCACGAGATGTTCGGCTGGAACCGGATCGAACACGACCGGCGCTACGAGATGGCCGCCGAATTCCTCGACGCGGTTCAGCAGTTGTGGGCGCAACCGGACAATTTCAGCTACGCGCCCGCGCTATCGAGCTGGCGCCTGGGCGGCGCATTCGTGACGCCGAAACCGAGTTACGGCCGCCCGCTGCTGATCAATGCGACCGGCTCCGATGCGGGCATCGATTTCGCAGCGCGCTATTCGGACATCGTGTTCGTCACGAGCCCGGCCGGCCCGGACGCCGAGCGCGCGATCGACGCGCTGCCCGCGCATACGGCACGCGTCAAGGCCGCCGCCGCGGCGCGCGGCCGAACGATCCGCACGCTGCTCAATCCGCTCGTGATCTGCCGCGAGACGGCGGCCGAGGCGCGCGCGTACCGCGATGCGATCGTCGCGCATGCGGACGAAGGCAGCTTCCACCGCTTCGACAGCGACGCGCATGCGTGGCGCGGCGGCTTCGAGCAGCGCGCCCAGGCCGCCGCACGCGCGATCGGCGGCAATATCTCGATCACGGGCTCGCCCGGCGAAGTCGCCGACACCATCGTGCGCCTGCACCGTGCGGGCATCGACGGCATCCAGTTGAGCTTCTACGACTTCAAGCCCGATCTCGACTTCTTCGGCGAACGCGTGCTGCCGCTACTGCGAGACGCCGGCCTGCGGCGCTGA
- a CDS encoding c-type cytochrome yields MRSLLATSALACCLIAMPAFGAGFGLGQPIDRAALSAWDIDVAPDGSGLPPGAGRVARGGHVFADKCAMCHGAHGEGGVGDPLVGGIGSLAGTKPKKTVGSYWPYATTLFDYIRRAMPYNAPQSLSADDVYAVTAYVLHLNGIVPDDARLDARTLPRVQMPNRAGFVPDPRPGKL; encoded by the coding sequence ATGCGTAGCCTGCTCGCCACATCCGCACTCGCGTGCTGCCTGATCGCCATGCCGGCTTTCGGCGCGGGCTTCGGCCTCGGGCAGCCGATCGACCGTGCGGCGCTCTCCGCGTGGGACATCGACGTCGCGCCCGACGGCAGCGGCCTGCCGCCCGGCGCAGGCAGGGTCGCGCGCGGCGGCCACGTGTTCGCGGACAAATGCGCGATGTGCCACGGCGCCCACGGCGAAGGCGGCGTCGGCGATCCGCTCGTCGGCGGCATCGGCTCGCTCGCGGGCACGAAGCCGAAAAAGACGGTCGGCAGCTACTGGCCCTACGCGACGACGCTGTTCGACTACATTCGCCGCGCGATGCCGTACAACGCGCCGCAATCGCTGAGCGCGGACGACGTCTACGCGGTTACCGCGTACGTCCTCCACCTGAACGGCATCGTGCCCGACGACGCACGGCTCGACGCGCGCACGCTGCCGCGCGTGCAGATGCCGAACCGCGCAGGCTTCGTGCCCGATCCGAGGCCAGGCAAGCTATGA
- the soxC gene encoding sulfite dehydrogenase: protein MTDSRSPSRAPRTGRRAALRQLAGGWAAAMLPAGGALASQPLASLDVPPWTRTPGAPLLSPPYGVPGPHESNVIRRSARSPALPGSGSSMTPLADLFGDITPNGLVYERHHAGVPEIDAQRHRVVVHGLVREPRVFTIDDLLRFPSESRIHFLECSGNTGSEWNGPSGLPVQFTHGLLSCCEWTGVRLSTLLDETGVDPDARWLLAEGADGAAMTRSLPLDRILERALVVYAQNGERLRPENGYPVRLIVPGFEGNTNIKWLRRLKLVRAPEMTREETSKYTNLLPDGCARQFVFEMDAKSVITRPSAGHRLAVHGYHPISGYAWSGRGRIRAVDVSTDGGRTWRPARITGDVRDRALTRFEADWVWSGEPAELQSRATDETGYVQPTRDALVAARGLNSQYHYNGIQNWRVGADGEVRNA, encoded by the coding sequence ATGACCGACTCCCGCTCCCCTTCCCGTGCGCCGCGTACCGGCCGGCGCGCGGCGCTGCGCCAGCTCGCCGGCGGATGGGCCGCCGCGATGCTGCCTGCCGGCGGCGCACTCGCGAGCCAGCCGCTCGCCTCTCTGGACGTGCCACCATGGACGCGCACGCCGGGCGCGCCGCTGCTGTCACCGCCATACGGCGTACCGGGGCCGCACGAGAGCAACGTCATTCGCCGCAGCGCCCGCTCACCCGCCTTGCCCGGTTCCGGCTCGTCGATGACGCCGCTCGCCGACCTGTTCGGCGACATCACGCCGAACGGCCTCGTCTACGAGCGCCATCACGCGGGCGTGCCGGAGATCGATGCGCAGCGCCATCGCGTCGTCGTGCACGGCCTCGTGCGCGAGCCGCGCGTGTTCACGATCGACGACCTGCTGCGCTTTCCGTCCGAATCGCGCATCCACTTCCTCGAATGCTCGGGCAACACCGGCAGCGAATGGAACGGCCCGAGCGGGCTGCCCGTTCAGTTCACGCACGGGCTGCTGTCGTGCTGCGAATGGACGGGTGTCCGGCTGTCGACGCTGCTCGACGAAACGGGCGTCGATCCGGACGCGCGCTGGCTGCTCGCCGAAGGCGCGGACGGCGCGGCGATGACACGCAGCCTGCCGCTCGACCGGATTCTCGAGCGCGCGCTCGTCGTGTATGCACAGAACGGCGAACGGCTGCGCCCCGAGAACGGTTACCCGGTGCGGCTGATCGTGCCGGGTTTCGAAGGCAACACGAACATCAAGTGGCTGCGGCGGCTGAAGCTGGTCCGCGCGCCGGAGATGACGCGCGAGGAAACGTCGAAATACACGAACCTGCTGCCCGACGGCTGTGCGCGCCAGTTCGTGTTCGAGATGGACGCGAAGTCGGTCATCACGCGCCCGTCGGCCGGCCACCGGCTTGCCGTGCACGGCTATCACCCGATCAGCGGTTATGCGTGGTCGGGCCGCGGCCGGATTCGCGCGGTCGACGTGTCGACCGACGGCGGCCGCACGTGGCGGCCCGCGCGCATCACGGGCGACGTGCGCGATCGCGCGTTGACGCGCTTCGAGGCCGACTGGGTCTGGAGCGGCGAGCCGGCCGAACTGCAAAGCCGCGCGACCGACGAAACCGGCTACGTGCAGCCGACCCGCGACGCGCTCGTCGCCGCGCGTGGCCTCAATTCGCAATACCACTACAACGGTATCCAGAACTGGCGCGTCGGCGCGGACGGCGAGGTGCGCAATGCGTAG
- a CDS encoding porin produces MIKKSVVLGLVSIGSVNAYAQSSVTLYGVVDAGIAYTNNQGGASNIQQTSGKLSGSRWGLKGAEDLGGGLQAVFTLEGGFRPSDGGLGQGGRLFGRSAYVGFAKQGLGTLTFGRQYEPITDLVAQYSGSGFWSPATHVGDNDNMNQSFRLNNAVKFRSDTIAGFTADLLYAFSNQANGGAGTGFSNNNAWGVSANYVNGPLSVGGGYVRLNHPNATSNTTGAVGGATSTTGNDYSGAFFYGLNGGVLKQQIGAVGANYALGRATLGFAWSHTQLDYVDGSSRKFNNYDVNARYQITPAATLIGVYTFTDGRASGLPGTGGQTLKPRWHQFTLGFDYALSKRTDLYLSGIYQLAAGDPSSATAGGYRAVASIANIGSASSTNRQVAVVSGLRVKF; encoded by the coding sequence ATGATCAAAAAATCGGTAGTCCTGGGTTTGGTTTCGATCGGTTCGGTCAACGCATATGCGCAAAGTTCGGTCACGCTGTACGGCGTCGTCGATGCCGGCATCGCCTATACGAACAATCAGGGCGGCGCCAGCAACATCCAGCAGACGAGCGGCAAGCTGAGCGGCAGCCGCTGGGGCCTGAAAGGCGCCGAGGATCTCGGCGGCGGCCTGCAGGCCGTGTTCACGCTCGAAGGCGGGTTCCGGCCGAGCGACGGCGGGCTTGGCCAGGGCGGCCGCCTGTTCGGCCGCTCCGCTTACGTCGGGTTCGCCAAGCAAGGCCTCGGCACGCTGACGTTCGGCCGCCAGTACGAGCCGATCACCGATCTCGTCGCGCAGTATTCGGGCTCCGGGTTCTGGTCGCCGGCCACGCACGTGGGCGACAACGACAACATGAACCAGAGCTTCCGCCTGAACAACGCGGTGAAGTTCCGCAGCGACACGATCGCCGGTTTCACGGCCGACCTCCTCTATGCGTTCAGCAACCAGGCCAACGGCGGCGCGGGAACGGGCTTCTCGAACAACAACGCGTGGGGCGTGTCGGCGAACTACGTGAACGGCCCACTGTCGGTCGGCGGCGGTTATGTGCGGCTCAATCATCCGAATGCGACGTCAAATACGACCGGCGCGGTGGGCGGCGCGACCTCGACCACGGGCAACGACTACAGCGGCGCGTTCTTCTACGGGCTGAACGGCGGCGTGCTCAAGCAGCAGATCGGCGCCGTGGGCGCGAACTACGCGCTCGGCCGCGCGACGCTCGGCTTCGCGTGGAGCCACACGCAGCTCGACTATGTCGACGGCTCGTCGCGCAAGTTCAACAACTACGACGTGAACGCGCGCTACCAGATCACGCCGGCGGCCACGCTGATCGGCGTGTATACGTTCACCGACGGGCGCGCGAGCGGCTTGCCGGGCACCGGCGGCCAGACGCTGAAGCCGCGCTGGCACCAGTTCACGCTCGGGTTCGACTATGCGTTGTCGAAACGCACCGATCTCTACCTGTCCGGCATCTATCAGCTCGCGGCCGGCGACCCGAGCTCCGCAACGGCGGGCGGCTATCGCGCGGTCGCGTCGATCGCGAACATCGGCAGCGCGTCGTCGACGAACCGTCAGGTCGCGGTCGTCAGCGGGCTGCGCGTGAAGTTCTGA